ACCGCCTTGTCCAGGTACTTTTCCGGATCGCTGGCGTACAGCTCGGAGAGGTGCTCCTGGCGTGAACGGTTGTCGGGATCCAGAGTCTGTGCGGCCTCCAAGGCATCGATGGCGCGATCGGTCCAGCCCAGGTTCTTCTCGTACAGCTCGGCGAGCTGCGTGAAGGTGTCGAGCATGCCCTTCTTGTCCTTGTCCGCCGTCGCCATCTCCAGCTTCTTCTGGAGCAGGCGTTCCACGCCGCGATAGTCGCCCTTCTCGCGGCGAAGGTCCGTGGCTTCCGCCAGGGCCTTGTCCATCTTGGGATCGAGCTCGAGCACGCGTTGGTAGAATTCCAGGGCGCGATCGACGTCGCCCATCTGGCGGGAGCACACGATGGCGGCGGTGTGCAGGTACTTGGCGCGCTGCGCGGGATCTTCCACGAAGTCCGCCAGCCGCAACACCACGTCCACCAGCTTGCCCCAGTCTTTCTCCTCGCTGTAGAGCTGCATCAGCTTGGTGAGGAGACGACGGTCGTCGGGCTTCTCCTCCAACGCCGCGACGTAGCTCTTGGTGGCGCGGGTGCGATCCTCCAGCCTGGCGGAGGCGATGTCGCCCATTTCCATGAGGAGCTGAACCCGCTCGTCGCCGCTCGCCATGTCGAGGGCGCGCGTCTTGATCTTGATGGCCTCTTCCCACTGCTCCTTGTCCTCGTGAACCTTGGACAGGCTGGAGAGCGGCAGCGCGTTCGAAGGATCGAGATCCGCGGCTTCTTCCAGGGCCTTGGTGGCGCCCTCCAGATCGCCGGCTTTGCGCAGGGACTCACCGTAGCGATAGAGCGCGAGAGCGCGGTCCTTGCCCTTGATCTGCTTGTCGAAGCGATCGAGGTAGTCCTTGTACAGCTCGGCGGCGCGAGCCGGGGAGCCATTCTCGAAGGTGACCTGGGCGACGCGAGCGAAGGCTTCCACGTCGTCGGGTGCCAAGCGGAGCAAGGTGTCCATGGGGGCCAGCGCTTGTTCCGTGGAGCCGGATTGCGTGAGCGCGTCCACGTAGCGCACCAAGAGCCGAGTGGCGTCCTTCTTCTCGAGGGTGTCCGCTCGGCCTACGGCGGCGCCGTAGTGCTTGGTGGCTTCCAAGTGACGCTTGGCCTCGAAGGCCAGATCACCCATCACCAGCAGCGCCTGCAAGTTGGTCGGGTCGAACGACAGCGCCTTCTTGGCGCTCTCTTCGGCGCGTTTGTCGTCCTTGAGGCGCTCGCGAGCGAGCATCGCCATCTCGCCGGCGAGCTTCGCCTTTGCGCGATCTCCCTCCGTGCGCTCGAGCTCCCGCTCGAGGAGCTGCACGGCCGCGTTCACCTCGCCACGACCCAGATACGCGGAGCGCAGGGAGGCGGAGACACTGGCGTCCGTCGGATTGGCATCGAGCGCCTGCTTGTAGCGGTCGATGGCGCCGTCGCGATCGCCGCGGGTTTCGAGCAGTTTGGCGGCACGCAGGTACTGCTCCGCTTTCGCCTCGGGAGTGCTGGCCTTTTCGGCCAGGGCCTCGATGGCGGACAGCGCGGCGTCGGCGTCGCCCGCGGTCTCGCGTAGGCGGGCCAGGGCTTCCAGGGCACCGGCGTGCTCCGGGTTGATGTCCAACGCCTTCTCGTAGGCCTTGGTGGCGCGCTCCGGCGAGCCGATCTGCTCCATGAGCACGCGACCGAGGGCCAGGGTCAGCTCGAGCTGATGGTCCGGCTCGGACGCGAGCTTCAGCAGGCGCTCGTACAAGGACGCCACGTCCTCCCAGCGATCGAGCGCGCGGTAGTGCCGGATGAGGGCGTTGAGCGCGGTGTCGTGGGCGGGATCGATCTCGAGGATGGCTTCCCACGAGGCGGCGGCCTTCTCGTGATCGAGGAACTCCTCGTCGTAGATGCCCGCGATGCGCTCCCAGAGCGTGATCTTCTGCCGAGGAGTGGCGGCCAGCTGGATCTGCCGCTCCAGGTTCTCGATCAGATCCTGGAAACGGCCGAGCTTGCTGTACACCCGGTCCAGACCGCGGAGGGCGTCGAGGTTCTTGTCGTCCTGGGTCAAGACGGCGTCGAACCGGCGCAGCGCTTCTTGGTCGTCTTTGAGGTGGATCTCGTAGACCTCCGCGAGGCGGCACATGACCTTCAGGCGCTCTTCGCCCCGCAGCGCTTCGGCGCGGCGCTCGAGGAGCTTCACGTACTCACTGAAGTCGTTGCCCTTCTCGTAGATCTTCGCCAGCGCGTCGCTAGCGTGCTCGTGACCGGGATCTTCGGCCAACACCTGCTCGTACAGATCTCGGGCGCGGCCCACGTCGCCCATCTGGATCTCCAGGATCTCGGCGGCGTCGGTGCGCAGGTCGCGAGCGTGGGCCGGCGTGGGTGCGGCGTCAGCGCGGCGGGTGAGCACCATCACCAGCTCCGGCCACTGCTGCGCCTTGCGATAGATCTGGGTCATCCCCTCCAGCGCGGCGTCGTTCGCCGGATCGCTGGCGATCACCGCCTGATAGCAGGGCAGGGCCAAGTCCGGACGGGAGATCTCGTCGGTGTACCAGCGGCCCAGACGGTTCAGCAGGCTGATCTTGCTCTCCGTCGGCAGCTCGGGATTGGTCGCCGCCTCCGCGCAGGTGGAGAGCACCTCCGCCCAGGCTTCGGTCCCTTCCGCCAGCCGCTCGATCTCGTCCGCCAGCTGTCCCTGGCTCGGGTCCTCGCAGAACGCCTGAGCGTAGGCAACGAGAGCCTGTTCCTTGTCGTCGAGCTCCGTGACGTACAGCCGACCGATCTCGGCGAGAGCGCGCGCACGCTCGGAGTGGCTCTCGGCCTTCTCGCTGCGGCTCAGGAGCATCTCGATCAGCTCTTCGTACTTGCCGAGCTGCTTGCGGGCGTCCTCCAGGGCAGTGGCGGCAATTTCGTCCGTGGGGTCGAGCTCGACCAGCCAGGAGTACATCTGCTCCGCCTTTTCCAGGTCGGAGGCCGCGTGCTCGAACAGGCGGGCGGCGCGGAAGAGCAGGCTCTTCTTGGACTCGCGCTTGTCCTTGTCGTCGCCCACGTCGATGGTATCCGCCGCCATGCTGAAGGCATCAGCGACGCGCGCGGCATCCGCGCCTTCCTCCACCGCGGCTTCCAGCGCCACGGCGGCTTCCTCGTCTTCCGGATCCGCGACCAGCGCTTCGATGCGCCCGTCCAGATCCGCGTCCGTGATCTTCTTCTCGCGCTTCTGCACCGTCGCGCGGCCCATGATTTCGAGGGCCTCGAGCAGGGACCGGGCGCTCTGAGGGCGCTTGTCCGGTTCCTTCTCCAGCATGGACAGCACCCAGTCGTCGATCTCCTTGGTGACCCAGCCGCGGGGGGCGACGGTGCTGGGGGACGGCGGCGTTTCTCCCAGGTGCGCGGCGGCCGCGCTGGTCGCGGGTCCCTCGCCGAACAGGGCCTTGCCGGTCAGCACCTCGAACAGCAGCGCGCCGAAGGAGTAGACGTCGCTGCGCTGGTCCGAAGAGAGACCACGGATTTGCTCGGGAGCCACCGTCTTGGGGGAGCCGACGGTGGAAAACAGCTCCTTTTGGCCTTCTTTCGTGACGCGCGCCCGCGCCCGCAGGCGATCCGAGCCGGCGTCCAGCAGCACCAGGCTCTGGGAGCCGTCCGCAGTGCGGAACACGATGATGTTGTCGAGGCGTAGATCGCCATGGGACAGGCGCTTGTCGTGGATGGCGGTCAGCGCCTCGAGCATGGCCTTCAGCAGCGGCCGGGCCTCGTTGATGTGCATCGGGCCTGTCCGCGCGATGCGAACGCTGAGCGGTTGGCCTTCGACGTAGTCGTGGCGCACCACGTAGCGATCGTCGATCACGCCGGCGCTGAGATTCTTGGGCAAGCCCGGATGATCGATGGCGCCCACCAGGCGGCTCACGGTCAGGAAGCGGTGCAGGCCGCGGCGATCGCGCGTGGCTTCCCGGCGTAGCACCTTCAGGCGCACGTCCTTGCCCTCTTCCCGACCCAGGTAGCAGAGGCCCAGGCGACCTTCGCCCAGCTTGCGAACGATGGTGGCTTCGCCCAGCTTGGAGCCGCTCTTGAGCTCTTCGTCGAAGGGCAGTCCGTTGACGCGGATCTGTGCGACCTTCGGGTTGACCTCGGCTTTGGACGCAAGCATCGCGTCGCAAAGCGCCTCCACGGCATCGACCTCCACGCAGTGTTCGGTGAGGGCGTTGACGAAGGAACCCTTCGCCGCCGCGCCTCCCAACTCGTCCGGGTCGAAACCCAGAACGGTGCGGCTCATTGTCAGCAGTTCCTCGAGCTCGAACAGCCGTTCGAGCTCGGCACGCAAGATGTCGATCGCCATGATGCTCCTTCA
This portion of the Polyangiaceae bacterium genome encodes:
- a CDS encoding tetratricopeptide repeat protein, with the translated sequence MAIDILRAELERLFELEELLTMSRTVLGFDPDELGGAAAKGSFVNALTEHCVEVDAVEALCDAMLASKAEVNPKVAQIRVNGLPFDEELKSGSKLGEATIVRKLGEGRLGLCYLGREEGKDVRLKVLRREATRDRRGLHRFLTVSRLVGAIDHPGLPKNLSAGVIDDRYVVRHDYVEGQPLSVRIARTGPMHINEARPLLKAMLEALTAIHDKRLSHGDLRLDNIIVFRTADGSQSLVLLDAGSDRLRARARVTKEGQKELFSTVGSPKTVAPEQIRGLSSDQRSDVYSFGALLFEVLTGKALFGEGPATSAAAAHLGETPPSPSTVAPRGWVTKEIDDWVLSMLEKEPDKRPQSARSLLEALEIMGRATVQKREKKITDADLDGRIEALVADPEDEEAAVALEAAVEEGADAARVADAFSMAADTIDVGDDKDKRESKKSLLFRAARLFEHAASDLEKAEQMYSWLVELDPTDEIAATALEDARKQLGKYEELIEMLLSRSEKAESHSERARALAEIGRLYVTELDDKEQALVAYAQAFCEDPSQGQLADEIERLAEGTEAWAEVLSTCAEAATNPELPTESKISLLNRLGRWYTDEISRPDLALPCYQAVIASDPANDAALEGMTQIYRKAQQWPELVMVLTRRADAAPTPAHARDLRTDAAEILEIQMGDVGRARDLYEQVLAEDPGHEHASDALAKIYEKGNDFSEYVKLLERRAEALRGEERLKVMCRLAEVYEIHLKDDQEALRRFDAVLTQDDKNLDALRGLDRVYSKLGRFQDLIENLERQIQLAATPRQKITLWERIAGIYDEEFLDHEKAAASWEAILEIDPAHDTALNALIRHYRALDRWEDVASLYERLLKLASEPDHQLELTLALGRVLMEQIGSPERATKAYEKALDINPEHAGALEALARLRETAGDADAALSAIEALAEKASTPEAKAEQYLRAAKLLETRGDRDGAIDRYKQALDANPTDASVSASLRSAYLGRGEVNAAVQLLERELERTEGDRAKAKLAGEMAMLARERLKDDKRAEESAKKALSFDPTNLQALLVMGDLAFEAKRHLEATKHYGAAVGRADTLEKKDATRLLVRYVDALTQSGSTEQALAPMDTLLRLAPDDVEAFARVAQVTFENGSPARAAELYKDYLDRFDKQIKGKDRALALYRYGESLRKAGDLEGATKALEEAADLDPSNALPLSSLSKVHEDKEQWEEAIKIKTRALDMASGDERVQLLMEMGDIASARLEDRTRATKSYVAALEEKPDDRRLLTKLMQLYSEEKDWGKLVDVVLRLADFVEDPAQRAKYLHTAAIVCSRQMGDVDRALEFYQRVLELDPKMDKALAEATDLRREKGDYRGVERLLQKKLEMATADKDKKGMLDTFTQLAELYEKNLGWTDRAIDALEAAQTLDPDNRSRQEHLSELYASDPEKYLDKAVNAQQVILRQNPYRPESYKLLRKLYTDVKDADAAWCLCQALYVMNLAEPDEERFFKRMRADTAAPAAEALNDEDWLASVLHSDADPLLTSVFALIEPAVIAARGQALEALGFDSRYALDLARHPYPMSQTLYYAAGVLGMEPPPTFQNTNDPGGLSFLHAYSPGIVLGVAALSADVPPQAAAYIVGRHLTYYRPGMYVRQLVPSGTGLKSWLFAAIKMIAPQFPVAAELEGPVNEALAALEANLQGQARDQLARIVSKLLQSGAALDLKRWVGGVDLTADRAGFLLAHDLETAVEIIKASDESSTTVVGQERMKELVLYSVSAPYFHLRKKLRISVDS